In Sulfuritortus calidifontis, the sequence TCTCCTCTTGATAGGGGGTTGTATGAACGCGCTGGTCGGGCAGGAAGCCAAGGCCAACTTCTCTCTGTTTCGGCTCATCCGCAGCAAGGGTGCGGACGATTGCAGCCGCAAGGATGGCGGCGATTTCGCCAGCACGGGCGCTGGCACTCATCTCCGTGGGAGATGCGAGTTCGAGGTTCTTCATGACGGCTCCGAGGAATTGCAACCGTCAGGGATAGTGAGCCTGATCTTCCGAAGCGGATGGCAACGCAGGGTAATCGTGCCCGCCAGCCATGAATTTATTGCGCGTTAACGAAACAGTTGACAGAGTACCTCTGGGCCTCTACCATCTATCGTTAACTAATCACGCAATCAGGTCACAACCATGCCCTTTGGAGCATTCATCCGCAAAAAGCGCGAAGAGAAAGGCATTCAGATGAATGACTTTGCGCGCCAGCTGGAGATATCACCCGCCTACTGGTCGCGCATCGAGCGCGACATGGAGAAACCGCCCAAGGACGAGCTGATCCGCAAGGCGGCAGAGATCCTCGGTATCAGCGCCGACGACGCCTTCGTTGAGGCCAGTCGTCTGCCTCCCGACATCCGCGATGATGTTGGCAACCTGGTTCGGATGTACCGCCGGAACGTGACGGAGAAGAAGTGAATGGCGGTACTGACTCTCGACTACCGGTGCTGCGACCGGAAGCGCCCCCTGTACATCAAGCACATTGAGGTCGAACGCATCGCCGCGACCGCGCGCCAGCAACTGGTCGCGGACAGCATCGATGCCATTTCTTTCGACGCGCTGCGGCAGATCTCCGGCCTGAAGATCAACGGCATCGACTTCGCGCTGGAGGTCAGCACCGACTACGCCGTGCATGACGAGCGAGGCAACCACGTCTTCGGCGTCTGTGAATTCGACCCCGCTATGCCCGACGCCGCAATGGTGTCCATCTCGCCCGTGGGTGAAAGTCTCAGCGAACTGCTGGCCCTCAGCACCTTGGCCCACGAACTGGGCCACGCCGTGTTCGACGCCCCCGGTTGGGTTGTCCAGGGCAGTAAGGGCCCCGGGTTGTTCGATGACATCGAACCGACGATGCAACGCGCCTACCGCACCACGACGCCGGACAGCGACCATCTGTCCAAATCACTATCTGCGAAGCCAACGACGGAAGAACACTTCGCCGAGCTGCGCGCCAACGAGTTCATGGGCTCCTTGCTCGTGCCGCGCCAGCGCATCATCGCCGCCGTCGAAGAGCTTGCATCCGAGCACGACATCACCATCCATCGCCATCCCTCCACCGATCCCGACCACCCCGGTACGGCGCTGCGCATCACGGCGGGCAGCGACACAGGCGTTTTCGACATGGAACGTTTCGAGAAAGCCTTGGCCGCGCGCTTCGGCGTCAATCGCCGGTTCATCCAAGTACGTCTGAACCGGTATGGCCTGACTACTCCGGAGGCCTCGATGCGCTGACCAGGATCTACCGCCTGTGGAGCCGACCTCGCGTCGGCGTTTTTTGAACCATCCGATTAACTGTTCGCGCAATCGCGCACTTTGTCAAAGGAACTTGCCTATGCCAGCTGACCAAGCCTCAACAACAAAGAAAAGCACCAAGTTGGCGACGAGCCACCCTGCAGTAAAACGTGCGCGTGAGCATCGATCCGATGAGGGCGCAAACATCCTGCCGAACGCAGAGAACTTCGTCAGCCTCGTGCGCAAGGTCGCGCGCCCCGGGCTGCTGGTGGATCTGCTCGAACGCGCCAGCGCGACGGCACTGCCGGAGTTGAAGGCATTGGCAGAAGCGGCCAAGGGCAAGTTGCCAGTCGAGTCGCGTCAGGCACTCTTTCATGCTGTCGGCAAATTGCCGGCGGCCGCCCAGTACAGCATCGAGTGTGCCGCCGAGCGAGTGATGCTCCTTGACGATGACTACGGGGCACAGGCCGTCTTGTCCCTGCTCAACGAGGATCGTGCGGACGATGCCGCCGTGCTGGCTGCGCCCAGCGACCGCTACAGCCGCGCCCTGTATCTGCACCTCTTGCAGGACTTTCCGGCGCAAGGCGTCCGCCGCGACGAACGCTTCGATCAGGCTGAGCATCTGCAAGTGATGCATCGCCAGTGGAAAAGCGACCACTACTCCAGCCACTACCTGGGCCCCAAGGGCGTCGTGCCGAAGACTGGGGTCGACGTTCAAGAGGTGTTGCGCACACGCATTGCCGAGCTGTTCCCGAAGGTGCCGAAGGATCAAATCCTGATCGAGCAATTCACGCGCCGCGATCTGTCATGCGAACAGGGTGATGACGATGATTGCGAAGCTGGTCAGTCGGCGCTGTTGCACACGCTAACCGCGACCTTCAATGGCAAGACGGCCACGTTCCAGCAAGTGGCGAACGGGCATGTCGTCGACCACGAGGAACCCGCTGCGATGTCGGCCCGCTTCTCGTGGGAGCCGGAGACTGGCTCGCTCAGCGTGTTCTGCGAAGAACGGGAGGCGCGCCGCGAGCTGGCCACCGTCTTCCGCGATGTCGCGCTGGCGCACGAAGGCCAGATCGAGGACATGCCCATGCGGCAGTTCGACCTGCTCGGCTTTGCGACCTCCAAGATGCTCGACCGCCTCAAGCGTGATCGGGTTGCAGGTATCGACGACATCTCGATTCTGCAAATCACGGTGGCCAAGCCGTTCGAGCAAACATCAGAGTACGGCGGACGTGATGTGGTGCGGCAACTCTCCAGCAAGATGCAAATCACCCGCGACCGGCGTGACGGCCGCAACATCTATCAGGTTGCTTATGAGGACTACTGCGCCGAAGACCTGAGCCAGTACACGCTCGTGCAGGTGAAGTTGGTCATGCGGATGTCCAAAACGCAACACCGCAAGGCGCACAACGTGGCGGTCCAAATCACCGCGCCAAACGGGCTGAACGACAAGAGCAGGACGGACGACGACCGCAAGCGCGTGCAGGAACAGCTCATCAAGATCGGCGTACTGAGCCAGTTCTGAGGAGGACGCCGATGACGTCGCCGCATCTGAGCTTCTTCCTCGCGCTAGACAACCTTCCACGGCTCGACGCATCAGTGCTGGCTGACAGGCTCGGGCGCGACTACCAGCAGTTTCTTCAGAGGCGCTGGATCGTGCCCGCAGGCCATCTCACCCATGTGATGGTGCCGTTTCTCGATTCCGAACAGGAAGTCGAAGTCGATGTCGACGAAGACGCCGGTCGCTACAGCTACTGCAGTCCGCTGAACGGCAGAACCGTCGTCCAACCGCTGGCTGGGATCGCCCTCTATTCCATCCAGATGGATTCGTGGCTGGCGGATCTGTCGGCGTTGATCGGCATTGAGGATAGGCGACGCTCCAGCAACATCTGCCGCACACCGAATCACCTGTGGCACCTCGGTGAGCAGCGTATCGCTGGTACGCACGATTTCGCACCGGTGTTCGTTTCCCGAGCATGGTCACGCGCGCCGCAGGACAAGATCACCGCAGTGCTTGCCGACGCCGTGTGGCCGCGTGGTGGCGTTGTTTTGTGCCCAACGCGAACCAATGCCTCACTACCCCGTGACCACACGCTACGCGGCCTCGATGAGTTCGTGCGCGTGTCCGATGGAGCAGATGCGTTCGACACCGACGCCTTTGATCGTGTCCTGCGCGGCTACGCAACCCACGTGGGTGAGCCGGAGCCGGCGCAGTTCTTCAATGGCAAGCGACTCAAGCTCCCGCACATGGCGTCGTCCATCGATCTCACCGAAGCGCGCGCCAAGATCATCAAGCTGATGTGGGGGACCGAAGGAAGTGCCCCGCCCGTGATGTCGTGGAAAGAGGTGAATGGTGCCGTCAC encodes:
- a CDS encoding helix-turn-helix domain-containing protein: MPFGAFIRKKREEKGIQMNDFARQLEISPAYWSRIERDMEKPPKDELIRKAAEILGISADDAFVEASRLPPDIRDDVGNLVRMYRRNVTEKK